A window from Thiosulfatimonas sediminis encodes these proteins:
- a CDS encoding bifunctional diguanylate cyclase/phosphodiesterase: protein MIQPHKQPSIWDNTVKKWTWLLALFWSLAFVFFHIHLQSVDFQREFNQKAQQLQHNLQLEEQKLLSILQSLSQQYSGHLLKTDADMQIFAQGIQHNQNYVQTIGLATLIEQQDKASFEAQRQALGYDEFVIGNKAFFKDEVAPSNPLHHLAVTQIEPATPFNKRLLAQDLFALPEMQSILQRNIGNNQPFIYWAEDASRQAPYAILLNPVYAKEPSKLSLAEKQQMISGVMFFIIDAQAAMAEPIMTLFSDNQVTLNFKVRKAKSETQWFWQNLNFDKDSWHYWQSFGQTITPSQYCKACTIKISQYLTWQQIHWQNALLFGLLGLLIFLLLTLIILNILSKTQTLTEMHNRLQEILTSSQEAVIITDKNGNIQVWNPAAEALFGYKFSEVFNQSLVQLIFDHQSLDTLFGMSGSLLDLFVVSQEKHFVTPKASTMEMPLKTKDKRDILAEISYSVLIVNHEPEISLFIKDITSQRENEREIRQFAYYDALTQLENRVFFKSQVQQQIEAYPQQEFAIMFMDLDGFKHVNDSLGHDIGDELLKVVAKRLNHNIRGVGIQSHIARFGGDEFVLMLRNTSEENIGKVALRILDNIERIININNHELKISASIGIAFYPQDGTTVDTLLRLADTAMYEAKATGKNTYSVYQEEMGRHLSARIQMEKHLRNAIQQNELYLMYQPKIDLGNGKVVGVEALLRWRNPKLGLVPPNVFIKIAEDSRMIIPISEWVIQQTILQLQAWQKTEYSHLSIAVNISSNQFSHENFINDLAQKLDVAGLPRRLLEIELTESTVMTNADENIKRLQLLRHKGFDLAVDDFGTGYSSLSYLKRFPLTILKIDKSFVDGLPKDDEDISISQAIIQLAHSLEIKVVAEGIETIQQLEFLQQQKCEYGQGYFISRPLEINNLHPWLETHGNNFYQSDTYLNGLNNKEE from the coding sequence ATGATCCAACCACATAAACAGCCCTCGATTTGGGATAACACCGTCAAAAAATGGACGTGGCTATTAGCGCTGTTCTGGAGTTTAGCGTTTGTGTTTTTTCACATTCATTTACAGTCGGTTGATTTTCAACGCGAATTCAACCAAAAAGCCCAACAACTGCAACACAACTTACAACTTGAAGAACAAAAGTTACTTTCCATTTTGCAGTCGCTTAGCCAACAATATTCTGGCCATTTATTAAAAACCGATGCGGATATGCAAATTTTTGCCCAGGGCATACAACATAACCAAAATTATGTGCAGACCATCGGGTTAGCAACCCTCATCGAACAACAGGACAAAGCAAGCTTTGAAGCGCAGCGCCAAGCTCTTGGTTATGACGAATTTGTGATCGGCAACAAAGCCTTTTTTAAGGATGAAGTTGCTCCTAGCAATCCTTTGCATCATCTGGCAGTGACCCAAATCGAACCCGCAACGCCTTTTAATAAACGTTTATTGGCACAAGATTTATTTGCACTGCCGGAGATGCAATCCATTCTGCAGCGCAATATTGGCAATAACCAACCGTTTATTTATTGGGCAGAAGACGCCTCTCGGCAAGCTCCTTACGCCATTTTGCTCAATCCGGTCTATGCCAAAGAACCAAGCAAATTAAGCTTGGCAGAAAAACAGCAGATGATTAGCGGAGTAATGTTTTTTATCATTGACGCACAGGCGGCCATGGCGGAACCGATTATGACGCTGTTTTCCGACAACCAAGTCACCCTTAATTTTAAAGTGCGCAAAGCCAAAAGCGAGACACAATGGTTCTGGCAAAATCTAAACTTTGATAAAGACAGCTGGCATTATTGGCAGTCGTTTGGGCAAACCATTACGCCCTCGCAATACTGCAAAGCCTGCACCATCAAAATTAGCCAGTATTTAACTTGGCAACAAATCCACTGGCAAAATGCGTTGTTGTTCGGCTTACTCGGCCTACTGATTTTTTTACTGCTGACGCTGATTATTCTGAATATTCTGAGCAAAACTCAAACTTTGACTGAAATGCACAACCGATTGCAGGAAATTTTAACCTCCTCCCAAGAGGCGGTGATTATTACCGACAAAAATGGCAATATTCAGGTATGGAATCCAGCGGCAGAAGCCCTGTTTGGCTATAAATTTTCCGAAGTGTTTAATCAATCTCTGGTGCAATTGATTTTTGACCACCAAAGCCTCGACACCCTCTTTGGAATGTCCGGAAGTTTGCTTGATCTATTTGTGGTTTCACAGGAAAAACATTTTGTCACCCCCAAAGCATCCACGATGGAAATGCCGCTTAAAACCAAAGACAAACGCGACATTCTGGCGGAAATCTCATACTCCGTGCTGATTGTTAACCATGAACCAGAAATCAGCTTATTTATTAAAGACATCACCAGCCAGCGTGAAAACGAACGTGAGATTCGCCAATTTGCGTATTACGATGCGCTCACTCAGCTTGAAAACCGTGTGTTTTTTAAAAGCCAAGTGCAACAGCAAATCGAAGCCTATCCACAGCAAGAGTTCGCCATCATGTTTATGGATTTGGACGGTTTTAAACACGTCAACGACTCGCTTGGACACGATATTGGGGACGAGCTTTTAAAGGTCGTCGCCAAACGCCTTAATCACAATATCCGCGGGGTTGGGATACAGTCGCATATTGCGCGCTTTGGCGGCGATGAATTTGTCTTAATGTTACGCAACACCTCAGAAGAAAACATCGGCAAGGTCGCATTGCGCATTCTTGACAATATCGAACGCATTATCAATATTAACAACCATGAATTAAAAATCTCCGCCAGTATCGGCATCGCTTTTTATCCACAAGACGGCACCACGGTAGATACACTGTTGCGCTTGGCAGACACGGCGATGTATGAAGCGAAAGCTACCGGCAAAAATACTTATTCAGTCTATCAAGAAGAGATGGGACGCCATCTTTCCGCGCGAATCCAAATGGAAAAACATCTGCGCAACGCCATCCAACAGAACGAGCTGTACTTAATGTATCAACCCAAAATCGATTTGGGGAATGGTAAAGTCGTTGGGGTCGAAGCCTTATTACGCTGGCGCAATCCAAAACTGGGTCTCGTGCCACCCAATGTGTTCATTAAAATTGCCGAAGACAGTCGGATGATTATCCCAATCAGCGAATGGGTGATTCAGCAGACCATTTTGCAATTACAAGCTTGGCAAAAAACCGAATACAGTCACCTGTCGATCGCGGTCAACATCAGTTCCAATCAGTTTAGCCATGAGAACTTTATTAATGATTTAGCGCAAAAACTTGACGTTGCGGGGCTACCACGCCGCTTGCTGGAAATTGAACTGACCGAAAGCACCGTCATGACCAATGCCGACGAAAACATTAAACGCTTACAGTTACTACGCCATAAAGGCTTTGATTTAGCCGTTGATGATTTTGGGACGGGCTATTCCTCTCTTAGTTATCTCAAACGCTTCCCGTTAACAATTCTTAAAATTGATAAAAGCTTTGTCGATGGACTCCCCAAAGATGACGAAGATATTTCCATCAGCCAAGCGATTATTCAACTGGCGCACAGTTTGGAAATTAAAGTGGTTGCCGAAGGCATTGAGACCATCCAGCAATTGGAATTTTTACAACAGCAAAAATGTGAATATGGTCAAGGCTATTTTATTAGCCGTCCACTGGAAATTAACAATCTACACCCTTGGTTGGAGACCCACGGCAATAACTTTTACCAAAGCGACACCTATTTAAATGGTCTCAACAACAAAGAAGAGTAA
- the yidD gene encoding membrane protein insertion efficiency factor YidD gives MQRWNPLYWLFYLIIRFYQLFISPLLGPRCRFYPSCSHYTIEALQTHGVLKGSWLALKRISRCHPGNPGGIDFVPPCDCQNNKETTADKVPEKTPSASVNKTPQTPD, from the coding sequence ATGCAACGCTGGAACCCACTATATTGGCTGTTTTATTTGATCATTCGCTTTTATCAACTGTTTATCAGCCCGCTGCTTGGACCACGCTGCCGTTTTTATCCAAGCTGTTCGCACTACACAATAGAAGCTCTGCAAACACACGGTGTTTTAAAAGGAAGTTGGCTCGCGCTGAAACGAATCAGCCGCTGCCACCCAGGTAATCCCGGTGGGATTGATTTTGTACCGCCTTGCGACTGCCAAAACAACAAAGAAACAACGGCGGATAAAGTGCCTGAAAAAACACCCAGCGCGTCGGTAAATAAAACGCCGCAAACGCCCGATTAA